Within the Eleginops maclovinus isolate JMC-PN-2008 ecotype Puerto Natales chromosome 13, JC_Emac_rtc_rv5, whole genome shotgun sequence genome, the region AAAAGCAATATTCCTACTTTACTAGTGTATGCATTCAATATTTTTTGACAGATGTATTAAAGAAGTTGGACACACCTTTGAACAATGCAGATCTGTCAATTTAAAGTTTAACTTTAGGCCTCTTGcatcacgttttttttttattaaatgaaatataaatgaattgcATTTTCCCTTCAAAATGAAGCAGTGTCATGTCTGCTCCTTTACATTCCCATGTCAGTAAAAGCTTAGATTGGTAGTCGTCATTGCACGCATGACATGCATTACAATAAGTATAGGCCTGTCATGTCTGAACTGAGGAAACGGGTTGAATGAGCAGAATTTCTTGACACTGTACAATcggaaataaatgcatttaatttaggAATTGTCTTTCCATcattcaaagtcatttttaaaagtcttgtgagtaaatatttactttttcaataaaatgtgtttgaattaatttattattgttgCTGATTGTGATGTAGAAGTATTATATTTGTGTACATTTCCAGTTCAATATAGAATATAATTATGAACTTTTAAATTATCACAAAAGCTGGAGAGAGGGACAACCGCACATTTTAATTCATAAGAACATTTAAGGCCTGCTTTGTGTGagttttttaaacactttataaAACTTCAATTTATTAAATGCaaccttttgcttttttaagaTATATTTATAACTCTCATAAATATGGATATTTTGAGAGGCTCAAAGTGaagttttgttttcagctttaTTGAGGTTATAATTTTACTTACAGTATTATTGCGTCTCAAAATCAATCATAGTTTGTtcatataattaaatatatcaagTAAGACGATTTCGCAAattacaaactaaaatatttattatttgatctgcaaaacatgtttgaatgcaAATGTAACTTTTATGCCAAGATGTGTAACTCAATACTATATATATTACTTGGTACAGCGTCTTGAAAAATGTCTGACTAATTAAAATTGCACAAACTCTTTGCATGTCATTTATAGTCAAATTAAGAAAAGAAATCCTCATCTAGAAAATGTGGATTAAAGGGAACATTCATCAGTATATATAGAAAACACATTCCAAGCAACACTGGTAACATCACAGACATCCAGCCAGCCAGTACCACTAAAGACGGTTTGGATAAATCAAATTGTCATGTGACATGCAAACAGAAGACAGTGCCGTCTTTTCAAGTCAGTCCATCAAACATAAacctaaacaaaaacacacagctaaattGGCAGCCTTCATGTTCAAATCTAATAGAAACGCAGTCAGTCTTTGGTGAGGCAGTTTGAAGGAAACTCCAAGCTGTCAGCCACTCTCAGGCATGCAAGATGagagcacacaaacaaacacgaTCCATATTGAGAGACTGTACTCTGTGAAACTCAGACCCGCATGCTGCACACTGGAGCCCCATGCAAGCGAAAGCATCGCCCCGGGGCTATATAATCATCTTTCTAAAAGTGCTTTTCTCAGATGGAAAGGGGAACAGCATGTCATTTCACTGAGACTAATGTTCAGAAACgcatcaaaccaaaaacaatctcgtctttcctcctctcccgGGCACTCCTCTGCTCAACTGTGCCCAAAAAACAAATTAGATTGTAGGGAGCTGATGTGCCATCCCGCCTCTGTGTCATATTAAGCAgggtaataataacaatatgcAGGAAAATCAAAGTGAAGTCTCTCTGCCAATAACGTCTCTCCATTTTCCCtcatccctctttttctctATCTCCATGGTACAGCCCAGTCACCGGGTCCATGTCTCCTGGCAGCGCCTCACAGGTCCTGGCCAGAAAGAAAAGGCGAGGGGTGAGTGGATAACAGCCTTGGATCTTAATCTTTTGAGTCCTGTCGTTTTGTTTGGCCCTGACCGTCCCTCTGCTCTTCTTGTTGTGTAGATCATAGAGAAGAGGCGCAGAGACCGGATCAACCACAGCCTGTCAGAGCTCAGGAGGCTGGTGCCCAGTGCTTTTGAGAAACAGGTGACTGCTCTTAAACCAGTTATTCTACTTTTAACAAAAGAAGGAAATCAACAGCTGATTAAAATCTGACGCAACTTGGTCAAATGTTGTTCATTTCCCTTCAGGGTTCATCGAAACTGGAGAAAGCAGAGATCCTGCAGATGACCGTGGACCACCTTAAACTCCTGCACGCCATGGGAGGGAAAGGTGAGTGTGTTGCTTCTTCTTGTCTcctttgtttgccttttttcccCGGAATATAGACACGAAGCCCTTTGGACTAATGCTGGAAAAATTCTTAAACCAATTCCAAGTATAACGAGCTATTGTCCCCTTTTTTGGATAAGAGAAAGCACTACGTAGAATAAATAGTGTTGCCATGACTAACTGCATGCCATTACTATAACTGAATCTATGACTAAcatctcctttctttcttaGGTTACTTTGATGCGAGGGCCCTAGCAGTCGACTACAGAACCCTGGGCTTCagggagtgtgttggagaggTGGTGCGGTACCTCAGCTCCTTGGATGGGGAGTCCCCGGACCCTATAGGAGCCCGCCTGGTCTCCCACCTCTCCCACTGTGCCAGTGAGCTTGACCCCCTCCTCATGCAGTCGCCCCCGGCCTCCGCCTTGCCCTTTCCACCTTGGCCTTTCGCGTCCTTCCCTCAGATCTCCGCCGCCTCACCggtctcctcctcatctcctttCCCCAGCGGGAGAAGGGAAATGGCGCTGCTGGGGAGCTACCCGTCACACGCCTCCCTCCGCCTCGGCCCCCTGGCTGGCTGCCATCAGGGCGTTCCCCAGCTCCATGCGCCTACGGCCCTGGCCACCGTCCACAGGTTGCCCTCCCTGGCAGCCTCTGCGTCCCTAGCCCCCTCCAGACCGACCCAGCCGTCCCCTCACAGTGCCACCAGGGCCTCGCCTCTTCCCCTCCCcaacccttcctcttcctccccttccaCCCCCTCctctacttctacttcttcATCTTCTGCTCCAATGCAAGTCTCTTTCAGGCCCTTCGCACCTATGGGGTCTCCTACAGCCCAGCGCAGGGGCTTGAGCGGACCGGCCAAGTCGGGCCAGGGATGGGGTACTGAGATCGGAGCTTTCTGAGGGTCTGGCTTCCAAATGAACTCTGGACATGGAGCAAATATG harbors:
- the heyl gene encoding hairy/enhancer-of-split related with YRPW motif-like protein, encoding MKRPHDYSSPDSDTDEFIDVGQEDGFCPVTGSMSPGSASQVLARKKRRGIIEKRRRDRINHSLSELRRLVPSAFEKQGSSKLEKAEILQMTVDHLKLLHAMGGKGYFDARALAVDYRTLGFRECVGEVVRYLSSLDGESPDPIGARLVSHLSHCASELDPLLMQSPPASALPFPPWPFASFPQISAASPVSSSSPFPSGRREMALLGSYPSHASLRLGPLAGCHQGVPQLHAPTALATVHRLPSLAASASLAPSRPTQPSPHSATRASPLPLPNPSSSSPSTPSSTSTSSSSAPMQVSFRPFAPMGSPTAQRRGLSGPAKSGQGWGTEIGAF